Proteins from one Poecile atricapillus isolate bPoeAtr1 chromosome 6, bPoeAtr1.hap1, whole genome shotgun sequence genomic window:
- the LOC131580520 gene encoding pulmonary surfactant-associated protein A-like yields the protein MLSYSSSILIALAAVLVPCHALSKCPGISGLPGIPGRDGLKGLSDSLAAKRHNALANLKHRLFQLEAVLALNGEIRKVGEKILASNGKKADFASALQSCEEVGGTLAAPRNEEENKAIMDIVKQHNQYAYLGIRKGETSGQFKYINGKPLNYSNWHQHEPNSKGREKCVEMYTDGTWNDKKCNMYRLTICQL from the exons ATGTTGTCTTACTCATCCTCCATCCTCATAGCACTGGCTGCTGTGTTAGTGCCTTGTCATGCATTGAGTAAATGTCCAGGAATTTCTGGGCTACCTGGTATCCCTGGAAGAGATGGTCTGAAAG GTCTGTCTGATTCTCTGGCCGCCAAACGCCACAATGCTTTAGCAAATTTGAAACATCGACTTTTCCAACTTGAAGCTG TGCTTGCATTGAACGGGGAAATAAGAAAAGTAGGAGAGAAAATACTTGCCAGCAATGGGAAGAAAGCTGACTTTGCATCTGCACTACAATCCTGTGAAGAGGTTGGAGGAACTCTTGCAGCTCCCAGGAATGAGGAGGAGAATAAAGCTATTATGGACATTGTGAAACAGCATAACCAATATGCCTACTTGGGCATTAGAAAGGGGGAGACTTCAGGTCAGTTTAAGTATATAAATGGCAAGCCTCTGAATTATAGCAACTGGCACCAGCATGAGCCTAACagcaaagggagagagaaatgtGTGGAGATGTACACTGATGGCACCTGGAATGACAAAAAATGCAATATGTATCGTCTCACAATCTGCCAGCTTTAA
- the LOC131580519 gene encoding pulmonary surfactant-associated protein A-like, which yields MMLSPQLHKILAVAFFLLPFCAQGTLAGFLPFKRFFGGGTNKQQIPDPVPVAGNENGDTVSQLEHRISRLEGVLRLNKMITESGGKIFASNGKKADFDTTLEKCKEAGGSIATPRSPGENDAILYFVKYFNTYAYLGIKQSLIPGKFQLLNGAQPSYTNWYSNEPSGKGEEECVEMYTDGTWNDKKCNKNHLIVCQF from the exons ATGATGCTGTCTCCACAGCTGCACAAAATCTTAGCAGTAGCTTTTTTCCTGCTCCCATTCTGTGCGCAAGGTACACTTGCAGGATTTCTTCCTTTCAAGCGTTTTTTTGGAGGTGGAACTAACAAACAACAAATACCAG ATCCCGTACCAGTGGCTGGTAATGAAAATGGGGACACCGTCAGTCAACTAGAACATCGGATTTCCAGACTGGAAGGAG TCCTTCGCTTGAACAAGATGATAACAGAGTctggaggaaaaatatttgctagCAATGGGAAAAAAGCCGATTTTGATACTACACTGGAAAAATGTAAAGAGGCTGGAGGCTCTATTGCCACTCCAAGGAGCCCTGGCGAGAATGATGCCATTCTGTactttgtgaaatattttaacacCTACGCCTACCTTGGGATAAAGCAATCCCTTATTCCAGGCAAATTCCAGCTCCTGAATGGTGCTCAGCCAAGCTATACTAACTGGTATTCAAATGAACCTTCTGGCAAAGGGGAGGAGGAATGTGTGGAGATGTACACTGATGGCACTTGGAATGACAAAAAGTGCAACAAGAATCACCTTATTGTCTGCCAGTTTTAG